In the Silene latifolia isolate original U9 population chromosome 1, ASM4854445v1, whole genome shotgun sequence genome, CATAACCCGCCTCGGTCAGTATCtttgtaccaccccgtgccacctagggtagtcgcaaagatggtggagccgacggaagaggttcaccgttggggcctcccctttaaaaagacataaccatacaaagccaacaatcgtcctgatggccaacggatgcagttgagccacggcgacattcatggttTTAATTATGGCCACGGCGtattcattaagaggaaatcggagcccatactccagatgtctgatgtacacgccgatacaacccttgggagggcaacagaccgcctgaccatcctcagggataacaattctataccccctgccgaaggagtaatggtcttcaaaaagattAGGACCGGAGcaactagcgaacttattcgaccaagcacgatcaggattgatcgagcagGCATCGCCGTGCCACGAGAAACGCGGCCTCTCTACGCCAAAATgggtcctttcctcatcatcatcatcatcaataccctTCATAAATTTCTCATCAATATCAGGAGAAGGCGACAAGCgccccccaaaccctatcggggtgacttCCAGTGGCTCATGttcatcaggacgcgacggttcgccccccggcgcagaggtactgggttgagcatcagcagaagacacggtgacaacaattaatcaacaagtaaaaagttggaaaaaagttgtttgtttaccttgaaaaagtgttacgccgagtaacgctttgaagactagagagaaatttcttcgaaaaaactggagagaggaaattttttgagaaaatgaagtttgatggccaaaaaaggggtacactgctctatttatagagcaaagcccacgaagcggaccaatcagggcaaagcccatgaaacgtccaccaatcaatgccaagccacgtgtcaggcatgcaaccacggaatatcaatcgacatacagttaccaatcttcttcgacacgctccttggtatctacttgccaccggccagctgatcaaccaagcttggcagcaccggccggggacaatcaaaagtacaaacggcactctcaaccttggtctcggccagcgccattttattttccacatcggatgtccattacacatccatgtggaggggggatatggtacggcctgaacagaaccaagccgaggaagaagaagccggggaagaagttcaacatgcgcagaatacgctcaacactcatcgaaggtccataccacggcatagactacgctgggggcaaattgatggggcatattctgcacccgctgaccgagtcaacatattgagcaaggtcaaagccaaaagacagcaagtcaacgtattagacaccCTAACCAAcgcgactgtcggctgtcactgggtctcggctcggcaactagccagccgggaggcatatccgcgtaatcacatccagtcccctcggcatggagtcaaccaggccagccggcctgccatgggtccctcggccgagggtagaacagtctttccacctgctagccacttggccactacgtgacaaaaggtgaaagtctataaatactccacttctctcattgagaaaaggatcccccAAAAACTAACcgaaaatctggtataaactcccttatctctctacaatatactttgccaagtgaacagacaacttaatctctttaagtttactgacttgagcgtcggagtgagtacgctcggtaccaagccgagccctcagtttgttcatctttacaggagagaccgaaaggaagagacaagcaaaaagacgtcattcatcaagcttacgtggtcacaaatcctgctccggaattacaccccgGAACAGTTTCTAATTTTAGTATAAAGTAGATATAAAAATAATGAAGTATCGACTTCAAAATAAATGCAAGCAAATATTAAAAAACCAGATATAAGTGACGGGTCGTACTTACAACTTTACAAGAACATATTTTTGTTTAGGCGATATAACTATCTAATACTACAATTATATTTATGTCGAGTTTTGAAACTATCTAAATTTTCAAATGGTtgatatatttttattttattcaaaTTCTTGCATATTAAATCCCGTACAATTCTATCCGCATTAGCTTAATTTAATATTGTTATTGTAACCCGTGCATAATAATCTACGGGCTTAAAACTAGTTATATATAAAATGTTgtcctttattaattttatttacaccTTAAATCGTACacataatattttaataaaatgtatTTAAGGCAAGAAAATACTAGTAATCTATAATATAAACAAATTTAATCAGGGTGTGTATTTTCGCAATATGTATTTTACTCATCGAATACGTTTTTGACCAttttacccctctcatttcttCTCCCACActtccccttctcttttctccCAATCTTCTTCCTAATTTCTCTCTCGATCTCATTGCGCCCACGACCACCCTAGTTAACGCTTACACCCCATCACCAGCCTCTATTTCGGTGTCACCAATCATCTCTACCAACCTCCATCCACCACTACTATGTTGGTGTATTTTTTTCCATTATTGTCACACCGCTTCCTCCACGAATTATCTAAAATAGTTCGTACTGCGACAGTAATATAACACATATTACATACTATGACGATAATATAAGGTATTGTATACGAAACGAACAATTCAATTTACAGCGTACTACAACTAGGGGTGCTCATTGGGCTGGGCTGGGCTGGTTTTGGTCAGGCCCGGACACGACACTATAGGGGCGGGGCGGGCCGGGCTggttacaattttttttaaaaaaaaaaaaccgggcTGGGCTGAAAAAATCCAACACTAGGACGGCCTGGGCTGCTGAATTCTGGCCCGTGAGGCCCGGCTGGGCCGGGCTAGCCCGCTATGTTGTCCACCCTCTAACTACAACAATAATCTAATATAATGTATTGCGACATAATCTAGCGTGTTGTGTAATGCACAAATAATGAGTACAACTTAAACAAAAAAGAACCAAAAACACGAGGTGCACTCTCACCACCAACCCCAACCCCAACCCCAACCCCAACTCCAAGCTCATCCAACAACAATCTTTGGTCACCCACCATGACCATTGACCACCGACCACCAGCAAATGACTAAGTCATCCTCCATCATACCCACGAGACCGTTAATCACAACCGACGCTGATCTCTCCACATTTTGAACCACCTTACACCGACCGCGCAACCTCACACAAACCACATATCCCACCACCCAACAACCTATCTCCCCTAAAAGAACAAATAAAGTGTGTCGTATACCACATCACTTAATTAATACAGTAATAATAATCAAAGAGGGAAACTTTACGCTCCAATTGGCACCACTGAGCACAAAGACAAGTGTATACATttgaataaccaacaaaaaacaaacgttttttaataataataaaaattcatttttattaaaaattaaaagaaatagagGAGCCCACAAAAACAGTTTATATCTCCTCCGTCCACCATCATCTCACCCTTTTCGTTTGACTCCACgccttctctcttctctctttaaaataaaacaaatcccTCGCTTTCCTTTATTTCTCAACATTTCTTacctttctctctctaaaactacCACCATTCTCTCTCTACAATCCCTATAAAATCAAATTTCCCAAAATAAATTTGTTGGTTTATTTTTTTTACTCGAGTTTTTTACTTTTTACCAGCTCTAATGGCTGGTAGTAATGAAATCAACACAAATGAATGCAAGGTATGATCCGTTCTATCATTTTGTTTACTTTTTATTTATTCGCGtgaagtattttaatcaaagataaacaaatgatcggaACTAACCCGAGTATAATATTTACGTTGGCTTTATGGAGAAGCTAAGCTATTGATTGATTGTTAAGCGTGTGAAAGTTTTGATTTTGATGTAATTTTTGTTTCTAAATGTGTTTTGTCTTTTGGGATTTCTATTTTGGGTTGTGACTTTCTTGTCCAGAAAAAGTCAAATCATTGAGATATGGATTATCTTTTAAGAAATCCATTCCATTTTGTTGCAGAACTACAAAATTTTGTATTCATTGCTAGCTTTCTTCTAATcacttaagacggatatttcCGTCTTAAACAAAAAACGGGTCAAATAGATAGATTAGACAAAAAACAATATGGCTAGGGAATAATGAATGACAAGAAAGAATCTTGTCTCATCTATCTATAATAGGCCGATATATGGGATGGTACTTGACCCGTTTTACTCGTCTTAAGAAAGACGAGTTTGCTCCAGTGTTGAATTTTATTTGATTTAGTTCAGATTATTATTACGGATTGATTTGATATATATAGTGATAATCTTCATTTAATTTTCTGAATATATATAGTACTACTaaactttttttcattttcacatGATTGATTCTTACCTTACCTTGTATCTTACCATTATTTGTGACAACcccactttaattttttttttatttctttcatattctatttttagcatttatgcaatttctagcacaaaatctcatttaagACGGGACTATCCGTGTTAAGCTTATTGAATTTCTAGTTGATTAATGATTTTAATGGTACTTATATGTCTTTCTGAGACACCATCTGCTACCAAATTAGTGGGACACAACATGAAAAATAGAAATTAAATAACTCCCCACCTcgtcatgtgagaggtctctcaataacgctattgaaaCGTCTTTCTAAAGTTGTGTAAGGAAATTTTGTAAGAATGAAAATTATATGTTTTGTGCAGAGGGTAGTTCCACTAAATACATGGATCCTGATATCAAATTTCAAGCTAGCATACAACCTGCTTCGCCGACACGATGGCACATTCAATAGAGAGTTGAATGAGTATCTAGATCGAAAAGTGGCTGCCAATACGATCCCAGTTGATGGGGTTTACTCATTTGATATTTTCGACAAAGCCACGAATCTGTTAAATAGGGTTTACATGCCTGCTATGGAAAATGAGGCACAATGGAGTGTAGGTGAGTTGGAGAAACCCTTGAGCAATGACAAAGTTGTGCCTGTTATAGTCTTCTTTCATGGTGGGAGTTTCACACACTCCTCGGCTAATAGTGCTATTTATGATACCTTGTGTCGCCGATTTGTTAGCCTTTGTAAGGCTGTTGTTGTGTCGGTGAACTATCGGAGGTCACCTGAGGATAGATACCCGGCTGCCTATGATGATGGGTGGTCTGCAGTGAAATGGGTTTGTACAAGACCCTGGTTACAAAGTGGAAAGGACTCGAAAGTTCATGTTTATTTATGTGGTGATAGTTCTGGGGGAAACATTGCTCATCATGTCGCGGTAAGAGCAGCCGAGGAAGGTCTTGATGTGATTGGAAATATCTTACTCCACCCGATGTTTGGAGGGGAAATGAGGACTGAGTCTGAGAATAGATTAGACGGGAAATATTTTGTTACAGTTCAGGATCGAGATTGGTATTGGCGGGCATATCTTCCTGAAGGAGAAGATAGAGACCATCCCGCGTGTAATATATTTGGTCCTAGAGGGAAGGATATCAAGGGGCTTAAGTTTCCAAGGAGTTTAGTGGTCGTAGCTGGTTTCGACCTTGTTCAAGATTGGCAATTGGCTTACGTCGAAGGGCTTAGAAACGCAGGACACAAGGTGAATCTGCTTTACCTAGAACAAGCCACAATCGGGTTCTACTTCTTGCCAAACAACGACAATTTCTACACCTTAATGGATGAAATTAAGAACTTCGTCAACCCTAGCGCTTAAATAGTCCTTAACCTTAATATCTGATGAAGCATATCAGTATTATCAGaaattctcactttagacggacactatccgtcccTTTTATACATGACAAAAGAACAGCTTGGACAGTTTCAATTTGGGTCTTGTTTTTTGGTTCCCCCGGTACTTGGAAGTTGGTGTGTAGCTAGATAGGTTCATATGTTTACTAATTAATATAAATATGATAGTAGTATCATTCTTGATGATGATCTGAGGGGTTTAGCATCATTGGAGCGGGTTTATACTCGAAATGGCGCCTATTAATGTTCTTGGATGGTCCTGCTCGATGATTAGGCCGTGTTTTCCTCGTCTCACCATCAGATTTGACGGATTCCACCCTGCAAGCTCTTCTCGAGGCACCTCGGCCTTTCGTAAATCATTGAAATCGGCTTTGAAGGGCGGATTCCCGTAACTGGATATTATTATAGTAAGGAGCTAATTTTAGAGAGACCATGGATTTTGTGTAAAAATAAAATTCATGCCCTTGTgaaaaattaatgtaattttatagtACATGTGTTATTAGAGTATGAATATAATGAATTTGGTTTTATTTTCAGTTTTCGTTTTCCTGAATAATTAAGCTTTCTGTATTATTGAAGAGTACCGGTTATCGCCCTAGTGGTTTTACCCAACTCGAACCTCATGTTACTCGGAAGCTTGTACAGATATCCAAGTAAAGAAGTAAACTGTACCTAGTTTGTCTGAAACTCTTGACACAGATAGTACACTGCAACTACATATACCAAGTACAAGTACTTTTCATAATTAAGATCTTGTGTTGAAAAAACAGATTGTTTTGAATCTTACAAATACTTTCATCCACTTGAGTTTTACTTTGATCAGAATTTGCTGTTTTATCTTGTGGAAATCTTTAAATGGCTAGACAAGGGATTCAACCTTCTTTTAAATTTACATTTTACCATAGCACTATAGCAGTATATGTATTTCATTTACATACTTTTTGATTAAAATATAGGGACAAATGTATGAAAATAAATTGCATGTATGGGGTAGTATTTTATGCCGACTTGAATTTTGGATTGCCTAATTTGTGAATTTATAATAAGCGAATCTCGGTTTTTTGCTCTTCCCAAAATTGTTACTgccatccttttttttttttttttttttttggaatcaGATCGatcctttttttccttttttcaggTGGGGAACGTTGGAGTGAACctgaaaagtttttttttttgttgaataatTTTGATGGATTATTCCATTTTACTTCTACCAAGTCGCTCTACTCGCTGAAGAAAAAGAATTGGAAAATTGAAAATATCGAAGTAAGCCGTAAAATTTAAATTCGACTTCCCTTGGGTTTTTAATCAAGATCTACGACTCGAACTTAATTCAACCCTAATAGAAGTATAGGTTGGTGTGTTGTGTTGAAATATGATATCCTAGGATGCTTGTAAGTGAAGCTATGAAGTTATACATAAATTAAGCTATCGGATTGCATGAAAAATGCATCATCATAAAGTCCAATTAGCTAGAGTATTTCCTATATTCCCCTCTATAATTGTACAAGTATATATGTATGAATATATGAAATTTAAGGTATGACTGAATAAAAACATTCATTTATGAGTACACCTTGGGTTTGTCTTGTAACACAACACAACAAGGGAGGCTAAGGACGCGTACAAAAGAATTTTGGTGCAAGGTCAATTGTATGTACTAAGGAGGCATAACCTTACTTTAAATAAATGTACACCTAAAAGTAAACATTTATATTAAATTCGCGTAATATATATTCAGTACATATAGTTTTGTACTTATTTATAAAGCATGTATAATAAAAACTCTGTAAGATGCTTGTCAAGAGGTTTTTCATAACAATCTCCTTATTACAAAATAAAATGTGGTTTTCATTGCCACAATAACAATACTTTTTCATGCTATTTTATCGACTTTCTATGAGAAAGAATGAAAAATAGCTCTTCATGAGCTCTTTCTCAAGTTGTTCtcaatttttttgttattttacaTGCTCTTGTAGCCCATCAATTCATATTATAGCCCGTCACCAGTCTCACCACTAGTAAATTATGTCGATAAATACTCAAATAAATCTGTTATAAATGTATAGCATTACGATTTTTGTGTGTTTCATGCCTCATTTAATGCAAAATCTAACTTGGTTACAAATACATCGGTTTTACAAAAAGCTAACTATGTCAAATTTGCTTATAATTTTCAATATTATTGTGATTTGTGAAATGATGTTCCACACAAAAAGACTAATGTCATATTCCTTTAAATCAAgtttcaatttaattttgtcTTATTTAGTCAACTCATTCAAGAGTAAGACCTTATTGAattgagttgaactgaactgaaaatagttaaatgaagctgaactgaattgaaattCGTTAAGATAAATAAAGCAGAAAATTCAACtgagctgaattgaacttaaCTAAAGTGAGCTAAAATTAAACCGAAGAAACAGAATCTAAATTCACGTCAATTTAATTTCGAAATGCGGTTCAATTCAATTTAAAAATCATCCCTAAAACACAaaatctcactttagacggatacTATACGTCCAAAattatagacgggtcaaatatgtgaCCACTTACataataagataaacaacaaGTGAGATGACGGGGTTACTTTTCATGCAAAAATAAAATTATTTCTCGTTTACAT is a window encoding:
- the LOC141598274 gene encoding gibberellin receptor GID1B-like, which gives rise to MAGSNEINTNECKRVVPLNTWILISNFKLAYNLLRRHDGTFNRELNEYLDRKVAANTIPVDGVYSFDIFDKATNLLNRVYMPAMENEAQWSVGELEKPLSNDKVVPVIVFFHGGSFTHSSANSAIYDTLCRRFVSLCKAVVVSVNYRRSPEDRYPAAYDDGWSAVKWVCTRPWLQSGKDSKVHVYLCGDSSGGNIAHHVAVRAAEEGLDVIGNILLHPMFGGEMRTESENRLDGKYFVTVQDRDWYWRAYLPEGEDRDHPACNIFGPRGKDIKGLKFPRSLVVVAGFDLVQDWQLAYVEGLRNAGHKVNLLYLEQATIGFYFLPNNDNFYTLMDEIKNFVNPSA